The Nostoc cf. commune SO-36 genomic sequence TTAGAAGGTATTCATTGGGGAAGAAAAGCTCTCCAATTCAGCCAGCGCACAAAAAATCAAACGGGTGATCTTCAAGCCATTACTCAGGCAAATCAAGCAGCGATGCAGAGATTATATCCCAATGAACAACCGTCACTTTTTATCTTTTATGAAGCTCATTTAAAAACAGAAGCAAAACTGTTGCAGAAGGTTACTCAACTTTTGTGGGGAGACACACTTGAAATAGAAATTAATCGCTTGCCAGAAGATACCCACGGGCCACGAGAAGGTTTACCTGAGAAAGATGAGAAAGCTGAAAAGCGATCGCGCGAGCGAATTAAAGCATGGGAATCTACTGCACAACAGATTAAAAAGCTCAATCAGCCAACTTTCTGCTTAATAATGGCGCGGCAGTTTTATCCAAATCCTAATGGTCAAAACACTGTTAAACCTGACGATAAAGTTAACAAACCTTCAACTCGTCAAGCACTAGCAAAGGTTGGTGCTGCTGTGCAGTTTCTACTACCCATTGAAAAGACAAGGAAAACAAACGGTCTTAAACTTGCAGACTTTTTCCATCGGATGCAGTCAGCACTGAAAGATTTAATATTTGCTCATTCTGGCCGCATTGATGATGTCAAAGGAAAAGTGGATAAGTACCTGCAAAATATTCCACCAGAAGCTAGACCAAAAGAAATTATTGTAATTACAATCGTCCGAAAACAAAAAGGTCGCGTTCGTGGCAAAATAGAGAGTACATTTTTGCCAATAGCAATCCGCATCAATGTGGATACAGGTAAATGTGAATTTTGTTGTGCTTATGATAGAGGAAATTTAGTAATCAGTTCGTGGACAGGTTTTTCTGATGCACGAGCTTTTGTTGCTGAACTTACTCCTATCAAACTAGCTGATAAAGAGGAAGTACGCAAGACTCGATTCATGGACTTTGTGAAACAGGTTATTTCCGATTCTGTAGAAGGAGGGAAGCAACCATTGGTGATGATTGATTCTTCCAACTGCGTTCAACTATGGCCTTGGTTAGCTGATACTAAAATAAATGCTAATAAAATCAATCTTGGTCAGAAGCATGAAAACATGGAGGTTGACTGGCAAAGCGCACGTATAATTCGCATACGCCAAGAAATTGCCCCTAGCATTATTGAGAAAAAAGTTAGACATATAATAGAAACTTCTGTAGAGGATACCAGAACTAAAGAGGAGCTAAAGGAACTGCCACCTACGCTAGAAATTCCCTCAGCATCTAGTGCGACAGGGTTATTCCGACTCAGCGCGACCAACCAAACTAGATGCGTAGCTTTATCTATCTGTGGCGCGTGAATTACCACAAAGAAAAGCTCGTGGGCAAAGTTGCTATCGTCCACCCGACACTTTAGTTAAAAAAATAGATGATTCTAAAAAGCCAATTTGTAACAAAGCTGGGTTAGAGGTACATCAACTTACTAAAAAAGCTGCTTTTACTGGTCGCTGGCCTACTCCAACCCCCTAGAAATTGTTGTTACCTTGAGACAGCCAGAAGATAATCCTGATGACTTAGGCATCCCTTGTGGAGTCACTGCGGCTACGGCTTTGGTCACTACAGCGATTGGACAGCTTTACCTGCTCCTTTATTTTTTGAGCGTGTTGTACGGACTATATTAGTGATTTTGCCATAGAAGATGAGGAAATAGAAGCAGAGGAAGATTAAATATCCTGCCAGTGTAGAAAGAGGCTACTAATAAATTTACAACTTGAAGCGGGTATTATTACAATCAACTCGCAGAAAGATGACTGTTAGAATGCATCCTGACGCATTCGCATTGCAAAAAAACGCATTAACAATGCATCCCGATACATTGGCATTGTAAGGGATTGCCAAATTTAATTCGCTACGAATTAATGAAATGTTGTACTTAACAAGACAAGGTTATAACTCAATACGGTTCAGTTAAGGCTATGCAGTGCTTAAAATAACAAACACAGGAGGATTAGTTATTATTCCAGTGGCTCTGTGTTTAACTTTGTTAGAGCGAACTTTTGATACAGCTTTTAACAACCCTGGGTTTATTTCTATGAACCCTTTCAGGTAAAACTTGGTCGAGGATTTCTACAGTTAACCACTAAAAAAAGGGGAAATCTTGTGGTTGCAAACGCTGAAATTTAGGGAGGGCACGACGAACAACTCGTAATGTTCCAGTGAAACTTAGACGCAAGGGTGCAACTTCTCCACAAAAATTAAATGTGTCCCTGCCTCTACCAAAATAACTAATCTAACTTTGGGAAATGCCGCTCGTGTACCAGGACGACTACCGGGAGGACCAAAAACCCTTGCATTGTCATCACTATCTGGGATATCTAAGCAAGTTCCATCGAACACTACAATTCTTAGTTCGTTTAGAAAACTTCCAATATTTACCAACTTTTACCCATGCCTCTGAAAGACCTTGAAGAAGAATTCAGAAGCCAGAATGGGCTAAACGCCCCGCTACCGCTAACAGGAGTCAGAATCAATGAGTGGGGGATTCAGACCCGCCACTCATTGTAGACCACCAAATTTTCTTGTTTTGTGGGGGTCTTAAACCCATTTATTCAGACGCGACTCGAAAATACTCGCTTTCCGCGTCGCTATCGAGTACTCGCTCTAAGCGAAGCCATGCCGCAGGCTTTACGCTGCGCTATCCGCCAGTCGCGCAGAATTCCATTCTGTTAGCGGTAGCGGGGCGTTTAGCCCATTCTGGCTCCTGACTCCTGAATTCTGTTTGATCAATGAGATTTTTTTGTACATCTCGCATTGAATCTCTCGACCACAAGCTCATTGCTATTATTAGACAAATTACCAGATGTGCTGGTAACGAACGATGGCGTTCCTCTTCTACTTTAGTTTTAGCATTCGCGTAGCGTGCGCCTTCGCGCACTCGCTTGTTCGATTGAAGTTGCTGGGATAGCGACCTCTATCGCTTTGAATATCT encodes the following:
- a CDS encoding RNAseH domain-containing protein, encoding MWSHCGYGFGHYSDWTALPAPLFFERVVRTILVILP
- a CDS encoding transposase domain-containing protein — protein: MREGARYANAKTKVEEERHRSLPAHLVICLIIAMSLWSRDSMRDVQKNLIDQTEFRSQEPEWAKRPATANRMEFCATGG